A single region of the Halorubrum depositum genome encodes:
- a CDS encoding cation:proton antiporter regulatory subunit, producing MASAVAVAPPVDVGFARPRQAAVTLVTFAVLSILVAGAAALTYRWYFRDEIPEGVTVLLGVSVVALYLNTTSLGAIAAGESPSLLEPESVFFNVVSLGVAAVFAPGGRYVGDRLAVDVFALSGARQLEGELSGIVRAVGRFTAVTLPSAEEIKDMDTYDPVSPEKKAEMAEKTLLFARKLSGEELRERLVERVKSDHGVGYVDVDVTDDGEIEYFAVGSRAAGLGPTLAPGSAAVAVAADPPNNATAGDAVQLWRTDPEPKRIATGELRGVAGDAATVALDESDAEGLTEEESYRIVTLPSEPQADREFASLLRNADETMAAITVGAGSALAGSTVGDVEVVVAAVRPENGSVQPIPRRGYAFGAGDLVYLVGRPDALRRFEADAGGERADPSSVTPTAGSASGREGVEPSEEAPETEPSAGDTETEPDDGDRTDTESEAGEGTQRS from the coding sequence ATCGCGTCCGCAGTCGCCGTCGCGCCCCCCGTCGATGTCGGCTTCGCGCGGCCGCGGCAGGCGGCGGTCACGCTCGTCACGTTCGCGGTCCTCTCGATACTCGTCGCCGGCGCGGCGGCGCTGACGTACCGGTGGTACTTCCGCGACGAGATCCCCGAGGGGGTCACCGTCCTGCTCGGCGTCTCCGTCGTCGCGTTATACCTCAACACGACCTCGCTCGGCGCGATCGCCGCCGGCGAGAGCCCGTCGCTGCTCGAACCGGAGAGCGTCTTCTTCAACGTCGTCTCGCTCGGCGTCGCGGCGGTGTTCGCTCCGGGCGGGCGGTACGTCGGCGATCGGCTCGCGGTCGACGTGTTCGCGCTCTCGGGGGCCAGGCAGCTCGAGGGCGAGCTGAGCGGCATCGTCCGAGCGGTCGGGCGGTTCACTGCCGTCACGCTCCCGTCGGCCGAGGAGATCAAGGACATGGACACCTACGACCCGGTGTCGCCCGAGAAGAAGGCCGAGATGGCCGAGAAGACCCTGCTGTTCGCGCGGAAGCTCTCCGGCGAGGAGCTCCGCGAACGGCTCGTCGAGCGGGTGAAAAGCGACCACGGCGTCGGGTACGTCGACGTCGACGTCACGGACGACGGCGAGATCGAGTACTTCGCGGTCGGCTCGCGCGCGGCGGGGCTCGGCCCGACGCTCGCGCCGGGGTCGGCCGCGGTCGCCGTGGCCGCGGACCCGCCGAACAACGCGACCGCCGGCGACGCGGTCCAGCTCTGGCGGACCGACCCCGAACCGAAGCGGATCGCCACGGGCGAGCTCCGGGGCGTCGCCGGCGACGCGGCGACCGTCGCGCTCGACGAGTCCGACGCGGAGGGGCTCACGGAGGAGGAGTCCTACCGGATCGTGACGCTCCCGTCCGAGCCGCAGGCCGACCGGGAGTTCGCCTCGCTGCTCCGGAACGCCGACGAGACGATGGCGGCGATCACGGTCGGCGCCGGCAGCGCCCTCGCCGGGAGCACCGTCGGCGACGTCGAGGTCGTCGTCGCCGCCGTCCGACCGGAGAACGGGTCGGTACAGCCGATCCCGCGGCGCGGGTACGCCTTCGGCGCCGGCGACCTGGTGTACCTGGTCGGTCGGCCCGACGCCCTCCGTCGGTTCGAGGCCGACGCCGGCGGGGAGCGGGCGGATCCGTCGAGCGTCACGCCGACGGCCGGCTCCGCCTCCGGACGGGAGGGGGTCGAACCGTCCGAAGAAGCTCCCGAGACCGAACCGTCCGCGGGCGACACTGAGACCGAGCCGGACGACGGGGATCGGACCGACACCGAAAGCGAGGCCGGCGAGGGGACGCAACGCTCTTGA
- a CDS encoding uracil-DNA glycosylase → MDANQQELRNPFGMDTACENCPELCDARERVVHGYGDVGAEFLVVGTGPTAAAEANGVPFTGSGSGERVQSIFADLGFVRSAPDAAEPDVQNVFFTSLTRCRHPEREPTDREVDTCEPFLNAEIRMINPQIIVPVGDRPLRELAVEYTTRRPDSFDVDAEHATTIRGRGFELVPMKEPTEMTDAEADAFREHMRESVLNRDYRQTKGRQSR, encoded by the coding sequence GTGGACGCGAACCAACAGGAGCTCCGGAACCCGTTCGGGATGGACACGGCCTGCGAGAACTGCCCCGAGCTGTGCGACGCGCGGGAGCGCGTCGTCCACGGCTACGGCGACGTGGGCGCCGAGTTCCTCGTCGTCGGAACCGGGCCGACCGCGGCCGCCGAGGCGAACGGCGTGCCGTTCACGGGGTCCGGCAGCGGCGAACGCGTCCAGTCGATCTTCGCCGACCTCGGGTTCGTCCGGTCCGCGCCTGACGCAGCGGAGCCGGACGTCCAGAACGTCTTCTTCACGAGCCTGACGCGCTGCCGACACCCGGAGCGCGAGCCGACCGACCGCGAGGTCGACACCTGCGAGCCGTTCCTCAACGCGGAGATCCGGATGATAAACCCCCAGATAATCGTCCCCGTCGGGGACCGACCGCTCCGCGAGCTCGCGGTCGAGTACACGACGCGGCGCCCGGACTCCTTCGACGTCGACGCCGAGCACGCGACGACGATCCGCGGACGCGGCTTCGAGCTGGTGCCGATGAAGGAGCCGACCGAGATGACCGACGCCGAGGCCGACGCCTTCCGCGAGCACATGCGCGAGAGCGTGTTGAACCGGGACTACCGGCAGACCAAGGGGCGGCAGAGTCGCTGA
- a CDS encoding MsnO8 family LLM class oxidoreductase → MDLSVVDLSPVPEDGTAADAFANTVAAAEQAERLGYSRFWVAEHHGRTDRLAGTTPEVLLGRLAGATDDIRIGSGAVLLNRYSPFKVAEAFGTLDGLAPGRVDVGVGRANGPPAADRALGTSRRVENPNEDHAERIRALVSHLYDDYPDEHEYADLGVPRSGDGPPVPWVLGSSPASGEIAGKLGLRYCFAGFIRPGFAERAFAAYRDAFEPGALPIGPDEPTGMIAVNAVAAESDAAAARRRAPAEATFRRMQRGDLGDSTPSVAEAIDELGGVPEPTPATLDDGEWPRSISGGPETIAGLLEQLADRVGVDEVMIQHAVPDHDDALESHALLAEAVGLEERED, encoded by the coding sequence ATGGACCTCTCCGTCGTCGACCTCTCGCCGGTCCCGGAAGACGGGACCGCCGCCGACGCCTTCGCGAACACGGTCGCGGCCGCCGAGCAGGCGGAGCGACTGGGGTACTCGCGCTTCTGGGTCGCCGAGCACCACGGCCGGACCGACCGCCTCGCGGGGACGACCCCGGAGGTGCTCCTCGGCCGGCTGGCGGGCGCGACCGACGACATCCGCATCGGCAGCGGGGCCGTCCTGCTCAACCGCTACAGCCCGTTCAAGGTCGCCGAGGCGTTCGGGACGCTCGACGGGCTCGCGCCGGGGCGGGTCGACGTCGGCGTCGGCCGGGCGAACGGTCCGCCGGCCGCCGACCGCGCGCTCGGGACGAGCCGCCGCGTCGAGAACCCGAACGAGGACCACGCAGAGCGGATCCGCGCGCTCGTGAGCCACCTCTACGACGACTACCCGGACGAGCACGAGTACGCCGACCTCGGCGTCCCGCGCTCCGGGGACGGTCCCCCGGTCCCGTGGGTGCTCGGGTCGAGCCCGGCGAGCGGGGAGATCGCCGGCAAGCTCGGGCTCCGGTACTGCTTCGCCGGATTCATCCGCCCCGGGTTCGCGGAGCGCGCCTTCGCGGCCTACCGCGACGCGTTCGAGCCCGGCGCGCTCCCCATTGGCCCCGACGAGCCGACGGGGATGATCGCGGTCAACGCGGTCGCTGCCGAGAGCGACGCGGCCGCCGCACGCCGTCGCGCCCCCGCGGAGGCGACCTTCCGGCGGATGCAACGGGGAGACCTCGGCGACTCGACGCCGAGCGTCGCGGAGGCGATCGACGAACTCGGCGGGGTTCCGGAGCCGACGCCCGCGACGCTCGACGACGGGGAGTGGCCGCGGTCGATCTCCGGGGGTCCGGAGACGATCGCCGGGCTGCTCGAGCAGCTCGCCGACCGCGTCGGCGTCGACGAGGTGATGATCCAGCACGCGGTCCCCGACCACGACGACGCGCTGGAGTCGCACGCGCTGCTGGCCGAGGCGGTCGGACTGGAGGAGCGGGAGGACTGA
- a CDS encoding helix-turn-helix domain-containing protein, protein MIETHTAAPALPPELQSPRAKLVYLYLTTNGDATVSEMGDSLGMKKISLYSILKTLKREGMVDSDGDTYELN, encoded by the coding sequence ATGATAGAGACACACACCGCGGCGCCGGCCCTGCCGCCGGAGCTGCAGTCGCCGCGCGCGAAGCTCGTGTACCTGTACCTGACGACGAACGGCGACGCGACCGTCTCGGAGATGGGCGACTCGCTCGGGATGAAGAAGATTTCGCTGTACAGCATCCTGAAGACCCTCAAGCGGGAGGGGATGGTGGACTCCGACGGCGACACCTACGAACTGAACTGA
- a CDS encoding 50S ribosomal protein L37e yields MTGSGTPSQGKKNKTVHVKCRRCGEKSYHVKKERCSSCGFGKSAKRRDYAWQSKTGDH; encoded by the coding sequence ATGACCGGCTCCGGAACGCCCTCTCAGGGGAAGAAGAACAAGACGGTTCACGTGAAGTGCCGCCGCTGCGGCGAGAAGTCCTACCACGTCAAGAAGGAGCGCTGCTCCTCCTGCGGCTTCGGCAAGTCCGCGAAGCGCCGCGACTACGCGTGGCAGTCGAAGACCGGCGACCACTGA
- a CDS encoding ubiquitin-like small modifier protein 1 — MEWKLFADLAETAGGRNVEVEASPGDTVGDALDALLDAHPALRDRVLEDGAVADHINVLRNGRSVRHDEGLETTLEEGDELALFPPVSGGSVGR; from the coding sequence ATGGAGTGGAAGCTGTTCGCGGACCTCGCGGAGACCGCCGGCGGCCGCAACGTCGAGGTCGAGGCGTCACCGGGCGACACGGTCGGCGACGCGCTCGACGCCCTGCTTGACGCGCACCCCGCCCTCCGGGACCGCGTGCTCGAAGACGGAGCGGTGGCCGACCACATCAACGTCCTCCGGAACGGGCGGAGCGTCCGCCACGACGAGGGATTGGAGACGACGCTGGAGGAGGGGGACGAGCTGGCGCTGTTCCCGCCGGTAAGCGGGGGCTCGGTCGGGCGATAG
- a CDS encoding potassium channel family protein: protein MSLPVEIVFGIYLGIITGILPALVSGVLGFVFKYVTGVTIPGLGVVVLALAIAGINGGLLALNDETIRSSERAPAILTAIVVILMISLYAHAQGDKLGATVPKRLSLQQLRDRTLSTDVVELVGGRGRVTVDVAGEVNDMEGYPPLPAETRRAIVDGEWTFPADLPLVELEDRFAERLRTELDLADVAVRIDERANATVAAAPPTGALSKRVPQGKRAVSVPALVPTGIARGDVVRVLASDLSVDGTVLAARTSGKPEPGASKSATDPGEAGGDPLGTERTDAEPRGDGDPRTDGGEAPAAPPAASAPTTTGGEGRVTVAVDRSEASALLRAGRGRVLVLSRGTRREYELTTLLRRAGKRFRKVSVVPGGPLDGHTIGEVGVREAYDVAVLAARHDSWTIAPSGSQPLSAEDELFVVGSRDALNRFAEVAR, encoded by the coding sequence ATGTCACTGCCCGTCGAGATCGTCTTCGGGATCTACCTCGGGATCATCACGGGGATCCTGCCCGCGCTGGTCTCTGGGGTGCTCGGTTTCGTGTTCAAGTACGTCACCGGGGTGACGATCCCCGGGCTCGGGGTCGTCGTCCTCGCGCTCGCGATCGCCGGCATCAACGGCGGCCTGCTCGCCCTCAACGACGAGACGATCCGCTCGTCGGAGCGCGCGCCGGCGATCCTCACGGCCATCGTCGTCATTCTGATGATCTCGCTGTACGCGCACGCCCAGGGGGACAAGCTCGGCGCCACCGTCCCCAAGCGGCTCTCGCTCCAGCAGCTCCGCGACCGGACCCTCTCGACGGACGTCGTCGAGCTCGTCGGCGGTCGGGGGCGAGTCACCGTCGACGTCGCCGGCGAGGTGAACGACATGGAGGGGTACCCGCCGCTGCCGGCCGAGACCCGCCGCGCGATCGTCGACGGCGAGTGGACGTTCCCGGCCGACCTCCCGCTCGTCGAGCTGGAGGACCGGTTCGCGGAGCGGCTCCGGACCGAGCTCGACCTGGCCGACGTCGCCGTGCGGATCGACGAGCGCGCCAACGCGACGGTGGCCGCGGCGCCGCCGACCGGCGCGCTGTCGAAGCGGGTCCCGCAGGGGAAGCGCGCGGTGTCGGTTCCGGCGCTCGTCCCGACGGGTATCGCTCGCGGCGACGTCGTGCGCGTGCTCGCGTCCGACCTCAGCGTGGACGGGACCGTGCTGGCCGCCAGGACGAGCGGGAAGCCGGAGCCGGGCGCGTCGAAGTCGGCGACCGACCCGGGGGAAGCGGGAGGCGATCCGCTCGGGACCGAACGGACCGACGCCGAGCCGCGAGGGGACGGCGACCCTCGAACCGACGGCGGCGAGGCGCCCGCGGCCCCGCCGGCCGCGAGCGCTCCGACGACGACCGGGGGGGAGGGACGGGTGACGGTCGCAGTCGACCGGTCGGAGGCGAGCGCGCTGCTGCGCGCGGGTCGGGGGCGCGTCCTCGTCCTCTCCCGCGGCACGCGCCGGGAGTACGAGCTCACGACGCTGCTGCGTCGCGCGGGGAAGCGGTTCCGCAAGGTGTCCGTCGTCCCCGGCGGCCCCCTCGACGGCCACACGATCGGCGAGGTGGGCGTCCGCGAGGCGTACGACGTCGCCGTCCTCGCGGCGCGTCACGACTCGTGGACGATCGCGCCGAGCGGCTCGCAGCCCCTCTCCGCCGAGGACGAGCTGTTCGTCGTGGGGAGCCGCGACGCCCTCAACCGGTTCGCGGAGGTCGCGCGATGA
- a CDS encoding deoxyhypusine synthase, translated as MSDGDGHDESDGHDGEHGDDPHREEFHENPVGHTRATADMTVGELVEGYGDAGIGAASVNEAGDVLAEMFANEDCTVFLSLAGAMVPAGMRRIVSDLIRDGYVDALVTTGANLTHDSIEAIGGKHHHGRTHDPEKSLREHDEGLRDEGVDRIYNVYLPQEHFAAFEGHLREEVFPALEADPDAEGDGSAGSGDGAVSIADLARELGRANAAVNERDDVAEDPGVAAAAYECDVPVYCPAVQDSVLGLQAWMYAQTADFTLDALADMTELTDLAFEADDAGCLLVGGGVPKNFTLQTMLVTPRAYDYAVQITMDPEATGGLSGATLEEARSWGKLEKDARNASVYGDATVMLPMLIAAARERVE; from the coding sequence ATGAGCGACGGCGACGGACACGACGAGAGCGACGGGCATGACGGTGAGCACGGCGACGACCCGCACCGCGAGGAGTTCCACGAGAACCCGGTCGGACACACGCGCGCGACGGCCGACATGACGGTCGGCGAGCTGGTCGAGGGGTACGGCGACGCCGGGATCGGCGCGGCGTCGGTCAACGAGGCGGGCGACGTGCTCGCGGAGATGTTCGCGAACGAGGACTGCACCGTCTTCCTCTCGCTGGCCGGGGCGATGGTCCCGGCGGGGATGCGTCGGATCGTCTCGGACCTCATCCGCGACGGCTACGTCGACGCCCTCGTGACCACGGGCGCGAACCTCACCCACGACTCGATCGAGGCGATCGGCGGGAAACACCACCACGGGCGGACCCACGACCCCGAGAAGAGCCTCCGCGAGCACGACGAGGGGCTCCGCGACGAGGGCGTCGACCGCATCTACAACGTCTACCTCCCGCAGGAGCACTTCGCCGCGTTCGAGGGCCACCTCCGCGAGGAGGTGTTCCCGGCGCTGGAGGCCGACCCGGACGCCGAGGGCGACGGGAGCGCCGGGTCGGGCGACGGCGCCGTCTCCATCGCCGACCTCGCGCGCGAGCTCGGTCGCGCGAACGCCGCGGTCAACGAGCGCGACGACGTGGCCGAGGACCCCGGCGTCGCCGCCGCGGCCTACGAGTGCGACGTGCCGGTCTACTGCCCGGCGGTACAGGACTCGGTCCTGGGGCTCCAGGCGTGGATGTACGCGCAGACGGCCGACTTCACGCTCGACGCCTTAGCCGACATGACGGAACTGACCGACCTCGCGTTCGAGGCCGACGACGCCGGCTGCCTGCTCGTCGGCGGCGGCGTCCCGAAGAACTTCACCCTCCAGACGATGCTCGTCACGCCGCGCGCGTACGACTACGCGGTGCAGATCACGATGGACCCGGAGGCGACCGGCGGCCTCTCAGGCGCTACCCTCGAGGAGGCTCGGTCGTGGGGGAAGCTGGAGAAGGACGCGCGCAACGCCTCCGTCTACGGCGACGCGACCGTCATGCTGCCGATGCTGATCGCGGCCGCTCGCGAACGCGTGGAGTAG
- a CDS encoding NAD-binding protein has protein sequence MELTRDWVTVRASIALTFAVAVLSILAGLAQIGGLGVDGPLAPLVPDVVRQTVGFTGTITGFAMLGSGFALKNGYRVGWHSTAILLPLTAIQGLMQASVLSFPLVALSVLSVPPLVYNRGRFDRRFSPSPTQLAAGAALVTAVSYGTVGTYALRDQFNGVETIVDAFYFTVVTASTVGYGDVTPQAGASADIAQLFVLSSLVMNVAAFAVALGVLLTPAIEAQLSKALGKMTDRQIDLLDDHVLVLGYGDLTEPILEELSERDGVDYAVVTPDETAARRLADREIPVYTADPSDVEPLERVNLDGARAVVVATEDDARDALAILTARQLNPDVRIVAAVTQRENVDKLRRAGADQVISPSTLGGHILIDCAFGADSRDATEGILDDVDLDD, from the coding sequence ATGGAGCTGACCCGCGACTGGGTGACCGTACGGGCGTCCATCGCCCTGACGTTCGCGGTCGCGGTCCTGTCGATCCTCGCGGGGCTTGCCCAGATCGGCGGGCTCGGCGTCGACGGGCCGCTCGCCCCGCTCGTCCCCGACGTCGTCCGTCAGACGGTCGGGTTCACCGGGACGATCACCGGCTTCGCGATGCTCGGGAGCGGCTTCGCGCTGAAGAACGGCTACCGGGTGGGCTGGCACTCCACGGCGATCCTGCTGCCGCTGACCGCGATTCAGGGACTGATGCAGGCGTCGGTGCTCTCGTTCCCGCTGGTGGCGCTGTCGGTCCTGTCGGTGCCCCCGCTCGTCTACAACCGCGGGCGGTTCGACCGGCGCTTCTCCCCGTCACCGACGCAGCTCGCGGCGGGCGCTGCGCTCGTGACAGCGGTCTCGTACGGGACGGTCGGCACGTACGCGCTCCGCGACCAGTTCAACGGGGTGGAGACGATCGTCGACGCCTTCTACTTCACCGTCGTCACCGCCTCCACGGTCGGCTACGGGGACGTGACGCCGCAGGCCGGCGCGTCCGCCGACATCGCCCAGCTGTTCGTGCTCTCCTCGCTCGTGATGAACGTCGCCGCGTTCGCGGTGGCGCTCGGGGTCCTCCTCACGCCCGCCATCGAGGCGCAGCTCTCCAAGGCGCTCGGAAAGATGACAGACAGACAGATAGACCTCCTCGACGACCACGTCCTCGTGCTCGGCTACGGGGACCTGACGGAACCGATACTCGAAGAACTCAGCGAGCGCGACGGTGTCGACTACGCCGTGGTGACGCCCGACGAGACGGCCGCCCGGCGGCTCGCCGACCGCGAGATTCCGGTGTACACCGCGGACCCCAGCGACGTTGAGCCGCTCGAACGGGTCAACCTCGACGGCGCCCGCGCGGTCGTCGTCGCCACCGAGGACGACGCGCGAGACGCGCTCGCCATCCTCACCGCCCGCCAGCTCAACCCCGACGTGCGGATCGTCGCGGCGGTGACCCAGCGGGAGAACGTGGACAAGCTCCGGCGCGCCGGCGCAGACCAAGTGATCTCGCCGTCGACGCTCGGCGGGCACATCCTCATCGACTGCGCGTTCGGCGCGGACAGCCGGGACGCGACAGAGGGGATCCTCGACGACGTCGACCTCGACGACTGA
- a CDS encoding LSM domain-containing protein, with amino-acid sequence MSGRPLDVLEASLEEPVTVHLKDGTTYYGILSGYDQHMNVVIEPEADVDDRVDGDLDGEFAVAIEDTTIIRGDNVVTIKA; translated from the coding sequence ATGAGTGGACGACCCCTCGACGTGCTCGAAGCGTCGCTCGAGGAGCCGGTGACGGTACACCTGAAGGACGGGACGACCTACTACGGAATCTTATCCGGCTACGACCAACACATGAACGTCGTCATCGAACCGGAGGCCGACGTTGACGACCGCGTCGACGGCGACCTCGATGGCGAGTTCGCCGTCGCGATCGAAGACACAACGATTATACGCGGCGATAACGTCGTCACCATCAAAGCATGA